A genome region from Musa acuminata AAA Group cultivar baxijiao chromosome BXJ3-5, Cavendish_Baxijiao_AAA, whole genome shotgun sequence includes the following:
- the LOC103984758 gene encoding copper-transporting ATPase HMA5-like, producing MEREGMGGGSMESRAFLMSCLGGRPHYPSMPRYPKKLAGELADGGADLEARPEPEKRVALLTVLGMTCAGSVEKAIKRLPGIHDAAVDVLNDRAQVVFYPAFVSEDTIRETIEDVGFEATSIKELKENSTLLCRLQIKGMTCTSCTNTVESALQAVPGVHKALVALATEEAEICYDPRFASANQLIEAVEDTGFEATLITTGEDRNRIQLKIDGTFYSRYISMVKSSLQALPGVDDINIDPVLRKVTVSYKPDQTGPRNFIEVIESTGSGHLKASIYPEAGGKELHKGDEIKQYYHSFLWSLVFTIPVFLTSMVFMYIPGIKHLLEKKVVNMFNIGELLRWILCTPVQFVIGRRFYIGSYKALQHGSANMDVLIALGTNAAYFYSLYSVLRAATSPNFMGTDFFETSSMLISFILLGKYLEILAKGKTSEAIATLMNLTPETAILLSYGNEGNVVSEREIDSRLIQKNDIIKVVPGGKVASDGFVIWGQSHVNESMITGESRPVAKRKGDAVIGGTVNENGVLHVRATHVGSESALSQIVRLVESAQMAKAPVQKFADLISKYFVPLVILLAFFTWLIWFLAGKFNSYPKSWIPSSMDSFQLALQFGISVMVIACPCALGLATPTAVMVGTGVGASQGVLIKGGQALESAHKVNCVVFDKTGTLTTGKPVVVSTRLLKNMVLRDFYEYVAAAEVNSEHPLAKAIVQYAKYFSTDEENHIWPEARDFTAIAGHGVKASVAIKEIVVGNKRLMVELGIRIPVEASEILAETEGMAQTGIMVSINQELTGIIAISDPLKPGAPDVISLLKSMKVKSIMVTGDNWGTANAIAQEVGIDTVIAEAKPDQKAEKVKELQMSGLVVAMVGDGINDSPALVSADVGMAIGAGTDIAIEAADIVLMKSNLEDVITAIDLSRKTFNRIRMNYIWALGYNIIGIPIAAGVLFPFTRFRLPPWIAGAAMAASSVSVVCCSLLLKNYKRPKKLDTLRMSEVVVN from the exons atggagagggaAGGCATGGGCGGCGGGAGTATGGAGAGCAGGGCATTCCTTATGTCGTGCCTCGGCGGCAGGCCGCACTACCCCTCGATGCCCAGGTACCCTAAGAAGCTGGCGGGGGAATTGGCGGATGGAGGCGCCGACCTCGAGGCCCGACCGGAGCCGGAGAAACGGGTGGCGCTGCTTACGGTGCTCGGGATGACGTGCGCCGGGTCGGTGGAGAAGGCCATCAAGCGGCTGCCGGGGATCCATGACGCCGCCGTCGACGTTCTCAACGATCGGGCTCAGGTCGTCTTCTACCCCGCCTTCGTTTCG GAAGACACAATTAGAGAAACCATCGAAGATGTTGGCTTTGAGGCCACATCGATCAAAGAGTTGAAAGAAAATTCTACTCTATTATGCAGACTGCAGATAAAAGGAATGACATGCACCTCTTGCACAAACACTGTTGAGTCTGCTCTACAAGCTGTTCCTGGTGTACACAAAGCGTTGGTGGCCTTGGCAACTGAAGAAGCAGAGATTTGCTATGATCCTAGGTTTGCAAGTGCCAACCAACTTATTGAAGCAGTTGAAGACACTGGCTTTGAGGCTACACTTATTACCACAGGTGAAGATAGAAACAGAATACAGCTCAAAATTGATGGTACATTTTACAGCAGATACATTTCTATGGTGAAAAGTTCTCTTCAAGCACTCCCAGGGGTAGATGATATAAATATTGACCCTGTGCTTCGTAAAGTTACGGTGTCTTACAAGCCAGATCAGACGGGTCCACGTAATTTCATTGAAGTTATTGAGTCGACAGGGTCTGGCCATCTTAAGGCATCAATATACCCAGAAGCTGGCGGAAAGGAGCTTCACAAGGGTGATGAGATTAAGCAATATTATCATTCCTTTCTTTGGAGTTTGGTATTCACCATCCCAGTATTTCTCACTTCAATGGTGTTTATGTATATCCCAGGGATTAAACATTTACTAGAAAAGAAAGTGGTGAACATGTTTAACATCGGAGAGCTTTTGAGATGGATCTTGTGCACTCCCGTCCAATTTGTAATAGGCCGAAGATTTTACATTGGTTCATATAAGGCCCTGCAACATGGATCTGCAAATATGGATGTGTTAATTGCTCTTGGAACAAATGCAGCATACTTCTATTCACTTTACTCCGTGCTCAGAGCTGCAACTTCACCAAATTTTATGGGAACTGATTTTTTTGAGACTAGTTCCATGCTCATATCATTTATCCTTCTTGGGAAGTATCTTGAAATTTTGGCTAAAGGGAAAACATCAGAGGCCATTGCTACGCTCATGAACTTGACACCTGAAACCGCAATACTCCTAAGCTATGGCAATGAAGGAAATGTGGTGAGTGAAAGGGAGATAGATAGTCGATTGATTCAAAAGAATGATATTATTAAAGTAGTGCCAGGTGGGAAGGTAGCTTCAGATGGATTTGTTATATGGGGTCAGAGCCATGTTAATGAAAGCATGATCACTGGGGAATCGAGGCCTGTGGCGAAGAGGAAAGGTGATGCTGTTATAGGTGGTACTGTCAATGAAAATGGTGTGTTGCATGTCCGTGCCACTCATGTTGGTTCGGAAAGTGCCCTTTCACAGATTGTTCGTCTTGTTGAATCAGCTCAAATGGCTAAAGCTCCTGTACAGAAATTTGCTGACCTCATCTCTAAATATTTTGTGCCTCTA GTTATTCTTCTTGCATTTTTTACTTGGCTCATTTGGTTCTTAGCGGGAAAGTTCAATTCCTACCCAAAATCTTGGATACCATCATCAATGGATAGCTTTCAACTTGCTCTTCAGTTTGGTATATCTGTCATGGTGATAGCATGCCCATGTGCCCTTGGCCTTGCAACTCCCACCGCAGTTATGGTTGGAACTGGAGTAGGTGCATCTCAAGGTGTGCTAATTAAAGGGGGACAAGCATTGGAGAGTGCACACAAG GTGAACTGTGTTGTATTTGACAAGACAGGCACACTTACCACTGGAAAACCTGTCGTTGTCAGCACACGGCTACTGAAGAATATGGTGCTGCGTGACTTTTATGAATATGTGGCAGCTGCCGAG GTTAATAGTGAGCATCCATTGGCAAAAGCTATAGTTCAATATGCGAAATATTTCAGCACAGATGAAGAAAATCATATTTGGCCTGAAGCACGAGATTTTACTGCCATTGCAGGCCATGGTGTCAAAGCCTCCGTTGCAATCAAAGAAATTGTTGTGGGCAACAAGAGATTGATGGTGGAATTAGGCATCCGTATCCCCGTTGAAGCCTCTGAGATTCTTGCAGAAACTGAGGGAATGGCACAAACTGGAATAATGGTCTCAATCAATCAAGAACTTACCGGAATAATCGCAATATCCGATCCACTGAAACCTGGTGCTCCAGATGTTATATCCCTTCTGAAGTCCATGAAAGTGAAAAGCATTATGGTAACCGGAGACAACTGGGGTACTGCAAATGCAATTGCACAGGAGGTTGGGATAGACACTGTTATTGCAGAAGCAAAGCCAGATCAAAAAGCCGAGAAAGTTAAGGAACTTCAG aTGTCTGGCTTAGTTGTGGCAATGGTTGGAGATGGAATTAATGACTCACCTGCACTGGTGTCTGCCGATGTGGGAATGGCTATAGGCGCTGGCACAGACATCGCAATTGAAGCTGCCGATATTGTTCTTATGAAGAGCAACTTGGAAGATGTAATAACTGCCATTGATCTCTCCCGGAAAACTTTCAATCGGATCCGTATGAATTATATTTGGGCACTTGGTTATAATATCATCGGCATACCAATCGCGGCCGGAGTTCTTTTCCCATTCACCAGATTCCGGTTGCCTCCATGGATTGCCGGTGCTGCAATGGCAGCTTCTTCAGTTAGCGTAGTTTGCTGCTCTCTCTTATTGAAGAACTATAAGAGACCCAAAAAATTAGACACACTTCGGATGAGCGAAGTTGTGGTCAATTGA
- the LOC103984487 gene encoding tubulin beta-7 chain — protein sequence MREILHVQAGQCGNQIGGKFWEVVSDEHGIDAKGNYVGSSPLQLERANVYYNEASGGRYVPRAVLMDLEPGTMDALRTGPYGQLFRPDNFVFGQNGAGNNWAKGHYTEGAELIDAVLDVVRKEAENCDCLQGFQICHSLGGGTGSGMGTLLISKIREEYPDRMMLTFSVFPSPKVSDTVVEPYNATLSVHQLVENADECMVLDNEALYDICFRTLKLTNPSFGDLNHLISTTMSGVTCCLRFPGQLNSDLRKLAVNLIPFPRLHFFMVGFTPLTSRGSQQYRALTIPELTQQMWDAKNMMCAADPRHGRYLTASAMFRGRMSTKEVDEQMIAVQNKNSSYFVEWIPNNVKSSVCDIPPTGLSMSATFMGNSTSIQEMFKRVSEQFTVMFRRKAFLHWYTGEGMDEMEFTEAESNMNDLVSEYQQYQDAVADADEEEAYGDDVEEN from the exons ATGAGGGAGATCCTGCACGTCCAGGCCGGGCAATGCGGCAACCAGATCGGCGGCAAGTTCTGGGAGGTGGTGTCGGACGAGCACGGCATCGACGCCAAGGGGAACTACGTGGGCAGCTCCCCCCTGCAGCTGGAGCGGGCCAACGTCTACTACAACGAGGCCAGCGGCGGCCGGTACGTGCCTCGAGCCGTGCTTATGGATCTGGAGCCGGGAACCATGGACGCGCTGCGCACCGGGCCCTACGGCCAGCTCTTCCGCCCCGACAACTTCGTCTTCGGCCAGAACGGCGCCGGCAACAACTGGGCCAAGGGCCACTACACCGAGGGCGCCGAGCTCATCGACGCCGTCCTCGATGTTGTCCGCAAGGAGGCCGAGAACTGCGACTGCCTCCAAG GGTTCCAGATCTGCCATTCGCTGGGAGGAGGGACGGGGTCGGGGATGGGGACGCTGCTGATCTCCAAGATCCGGGAGGAGTACCCGGATCGGATGATGCTGACCTTCTCGGTGTTCCCGTCGCCCAAGGTGTCGGACACGGTGGTGGAGCCGTACAACGCGACGCTGTCGGTGCACCAGCTGGTGGAGAACGCCGACGAGTGCATGGTGCTCGACAACGAGGCCCTCTATGACATCTGCTTCAGGACCCTCAAGCTCACCAACCCCAGCT TTGGTGATCTGAACCacctcatctccaccaccatgagcGGCGTGACGTGCTGCCTGCGCTTCCCGGGGCAGCTCAACTCCGACCTGCGCAAGCTCGCCGTCAACCTCATCCCCTTCCCCCGCCTCCACTTCTTCATGGTGGGATTCACGCCGCTGACCTCCCGCGGGTCGCAGCAGTACCGCGCCCTCACCATCCCCGAGCTCACGCAGCAGATGTGGGACGCCAAGAACATGATGTGCGCTGCCGACCCCCGCCACGGCCGCTACCTCACCGCCTCCGCCATGTTCCGCGgcaggatgagcaccaaggaggtGGACGAGCAGATGATCGCGGTGCAGAACAAGAACTCCTCCTACTTCGTGGAGTGGATTCCCAACAACGTCAAGTCCAGCGTCTGCGACATCCCCCCCACCGGCCTCTCCATGTCCGCCACCTTCATGGGCAACTCCACCTCCATCCAGGAGATGTTCAAGCGCGTGTCGGAGCAGTTCACCGTCATGTTCCGCCGCAAGGCCTTCTTGCACTGGTACACCGGGGAAGGCATGGACGAGATGGAGTTCACCGAGGCCGAGAGCAACATGAACGACCTCGTCTCCGAGTACCAGCAGTACCAGGACGCCGTGGCCGACGCCGACGAGGAGGAAGCCTACGGTGATGACGTTGAGGAGAACTAA